Within Mycobacterium heckeshornense, the genomic segment CGCACCAATCACCTTCTGATCGAACACAGACGGCCGATTAGCCATCACCGCGTCACTTCGGCGTTGCGCCGCGTCGCGGGCGCGGCCGGCATCGGCAACGCCACCGCGCTGATCAACTGCGGGGTGTCGCTGCAGGCGCTGATGGCGCTGCTCGGCCATTATGCGGGTGATCTTGTCAAGTGCGTCTTGTCAGGAGGCGGTTTGATCGAGTCGGGCGAGCAGTCCGTCGAACACTTTCTGGCGGCCGAGCTGTCCTTTCTCGGCAGCGTCGTCGCGTTGTGCCTGCAGAGTGGGCCGGAAGGCGATGGTGGTCTGAAAGAAGGTGCAGGATTCGCAGATGGATTCGAAGTGGCAGTCCAGGCCGACGGGTCGGGCGCAGTAGCCGTTACCGAGCATCCGACGGTGCATCTCGGCGCGGAGCTTTCGCATTTCGGCGCCTTCGGCGTCGGCGGGAAGTGCGCGCGGCTGATCGTAGAGGGCCTCGACCTTTTCGCTGACGGTGAAGTATTCGTCGGCGACGGTGCGATCGGCGATTCGAGCGTAAACGAGCGTCATCCGCATAGATCGGTGACCCAACAGCGCGGCCAGCGCTTCCAGCGACATACCGCGGTTGATCGCCTGGGTTGCCAAGGTATGTCTGAGACGATGGGGCGAAACACGGCCGATGCCAGCCACTTTCGCGGTTTCAGCGACGGCCCGATCGACGCGGCCCTCCCCGATGCGTTGGCCGTACTCAACGAACAGGTAGCAGCTGCGCAGGCTGACGGGTCGGGCGGCGAGCCATTCGTCGAGGAGATCCTTGAGTTGGGGATGCAACGGAATGTACCGGTCGTTGCGCAGTTTCCCGAGCGGCACGTGCAACCAGTACGCGGCCCCGATCTGCACCACGGAATCGACTGTGAGATCGAGGAATTCGCCCTTACGCAGGCCGGTGCGGGCCAGGAACTCCACGCACAGCCGGACAAACGGGTCGTCGGCGGCGCGCGCGGCCTGCAGCAGCTTGGTGAACGCGGCGTCGTCGAGGAAGCGGGGCAGCGGCTCGTCGCGGATCGGCAGGTCGCCGGCGAACACGAGCACGCGGGCGGGAATATCGTCGCCGTCCCATTCGGTGAGCCGGTCGAAGCAGGTGCGCAGGGTGCCGAGATGTTCGGCGAGACTGATCTTGGACAACCGGCCGCCGCGCGCCGAAGGACGGGTGGCCAGGTGCAGCTTGTAGGCCTCGATGTGTGCCCGACGCAGGTCAGCAACACAGACCACCTCGGGGGCGTTCGCGGCCAGCCAGCCGGCGAACTCCCGCAGCACGCCCTCGACACGCACCATCGTCGAGGCCCGCAGCGACAGCCGCGTCTGGGCGATGTAACCGGTCAGGGTGGCCGCCAGCCGCGGCGGAACCGCCGCCCACTGGGCGGCCCGCTCAGCCGAGCGGTTTGGGCTGGTCTTGCGGGGCGCGCTGTCGAGGACGCCGAGGTGGAACAGGGTGGTCTGCGCACCGAACAGCGCCGCGCTCAGTGCTTTGGCGCCGTGGCTGCCGGGTCGGTGACGAGTTATCGCGGCACTCAACGCTTTTCGCTGCTCATCGATCACCGGCTGGGTCAGCTGCTCGGGAGTCAGCCCGGCCAGCGCGGCCACCTTGGCCAGCGCCGACCACTGCAGGCGGGTCACGATGGGATCAAACCCGAGCTCGGTGGAGGTCGCGACGAACCGTTGGTGGAATCCGCGGTGATGATGGGCGGCGACTTCGCCGAGGTAGGGCCGGCACGCCACGAGATAGTCCGGGCTGGGCCGCAGCCGTCCCGTCACGATCAGCCAACCAACCACCCGTCGATCCTTCAGCGGCAAAGCGCACTGGGTTGCCAGCGGCAACGCAGACCAGCCCGCCACACCCACGCGGGTGAAGAACGTGCGGGCCACCGAGGTCACCGGATGTCCGGCGAACATCCCGGCCGCAACCAGGTCGGCCCGATACGCCTCGACGAGCTCTTCGATGTCGGGGCGATGTGCTGGTGAGCGGTTCATGCCTCGGCCGCCTCACCGGAGGCGACGACCTGCGCCTCGATCGCTTCGGCGGCCCGCAGGTACTCCCGTTCCAACCAGTCGTTGGCCAGGTGCAGGTAGATGCGGGTGGAGTCGATCGAGGCGTGGCCGGCCTGGGCTTGGATCGCCTCCAGTGCCATCCCCGCCTCCCGCAGCCGGGTGAAACAGGTGTGCCGCAGCTGATGGCACGTCGCCTGGGTCAGCCCGGCGCGAGCGCGCGCACCGTCGAGGATCTCGTCCAGACCGGCGGCCGACAACGGCTCGCCACGCCGGGGCCCCTTCAACACCACGAACACCCGATCGGTCGACGTCCGCGGCCGCTCCTGATCCAGAT encodes:
- a CDS encoding tyrosine-type recombinase/integrase, which gives rise to MNRSPAHRPDIEELVEAYRADLVAAGMFAGHPVTSVARTFFTRVGVAGWSALPLATQCALPLKDRRVVGWLIVTGRLRPSPDYLVACRPYLGEVAAHHHRGFHQRFVATSTELGFDPIVTRLQWSALAKVAALAGLTPEQLTQPVIDEQRKALSAAITRHRPGSHGAKALSAALFGAQTTLFHLGVLDSAPRKTSPNRSAERAAQWAAVPPRLAATLTGYIAQTRLSLRASTMVRVEGVLREFAGWLAANAPEVVCVADLRRAHIEAYKLHLATRPSARGGRLSKISLAEHLGTLRTCFDRLTEWDGDDIPARVLVFAGDLPIRDEPLPRFLDDAAFTKLLQAARAADDPFVRLCVEFLARTGLRKGEFLDLTVDSVVQIGAAYWLHVPLGKLRNDRYIPLHPQLKDLLDEWLAARPVSLRSCYLFVEYGQRIGEGRVDRAVAETAKVAGIGRVSPHRLRHTLATQAINRGMSLEALAALLGHRSMRMTLVYARIADRTVADEYFTVSEKVEALYDQPRALPADAEGAEMRKLRAEMHRRMLGNGYCARPVGLDCHFESICESCTFFQTTIAFRPTLQAQRDDAAEKGQLGRQKVFDGLLARLDQTAS